In Anas acuta chromosome 5, bAnaAcu1.1, whole genome shotgun sequence, a single window of DNA contains:
- the LOC137856855 gene encoding tumor necrosis factor alpha-induced protein 2-like, with translation MMKMLPFSQSGPFGIRNGSAGCIKVNGQLENPATSVAEQVPACPGSSGDEIWSRNQEKMSERPEAAGRTSRASSITSTGSCTSAGDSLEKGKKGIKGMFTTAFKKMIKTRTPSIKQIMDLLEKHKLSDAALLLIALEKSVSSKSEEGLNTRQQDIESISEILKNKVFSILKDSVLLARTNPELLQQAVEVLKEQEKEDQNCLSENSPDQNVQFRPRKWKELWMATVKESVETRMKDTSHTPRTENLSSVGQNLLRMGKTMKEDLTVVAKCIRQLYPPEFNVFGTYAELYHHHFASEAKKAAESQLEDKDVYLLLSWVHNIYPKDMRKDPVLAEELEKVKLGSLLPSSLSKELERKYLESEEATIKNSLNKCLEKEIERWKEDKEPEKLNGHFQSELLAIFVIQSIYNGQKRAKEVSTALGEELSHRLSRELAALLRSYKDAFEDFKEKGKKQVHYRPILIANINNCGNFRDYVEKNMAENDDNKDRILSTLGDIETSGCDVLLQQLFVQLKPIYKKFTENKWDCSNKIMDEIIKTTSKHISELQTLKNPFYNATIEKIHVRLVRDYIVRLLKRKVGLKSAAQQQNLSQSISKNAAELEAFCTKNGSQATWLNSALPKLAEIIRLQDIGAIKIEVATLATAYPDIRRRHLEAFLYIKANLSRGELKSILSYLEDSTVSTPPSNLLFSSINLS, from the exons atgatgaaaatgttaCCTTTTTCCCAAAGTGGTCCCTTTGGAATACGCAATGGATCAGCAGGTTGCATCAAGGTAAATGGGCAGCTGGAAAACCCTGCAACATCAGTAGCTGAGCAAGTCCCTGCCTGTCCTGGTTCTTCTGGAGACGAGATCTGGTCCAGGAACCAGGAGAAGATGAGTGAAAGGCCAGAGGCAGCCGGCAGAACTTCGCGGGCATCTTCCATCACGAGCACCGGGAGCTGCACCTCTGCTGGGGACAgtctggagaaggggaagaaaggaatcAAGGGAATGTTTACGACTGCATTTAAGAAGATGATAAAGACCAGGACGCCCAGCA tcAAACAAATCATGGATCTCCTTGAAAAGCACAAGCTTTCTGATGCTGCCCTACTTCTGATTGCCCTGGAGAAGAGCGTATCTAGCAAAAGCGAGGAGGGACTAAACACCAGGCAACAAGACATCGAGTCCATCAGCGAaatcctgaaaaacaaagtctTCAGCATCTTGAAAGACTCTGTCCTTTTAGCAAGAACAAACCCAGAACTGCTGCAGCAAGCAGTAGAGGTACTGaaagaacaggagaaagaagatCAGAATTGCCTGTCAGAGAATTCACCTGACCAAAATGTGCAATTTAGACCCAGAAAATGGAAAGAGCTTTGGATGGCTACAGTGAAGGAGTCAGTAGAGACTCGAATGAAAGACACAAGTCATACTCCCAGAACTGAGAACCTCTCTTCAGTTGGCCAAAACCTCCTGCGCATGGGGAAGACGATGAAAGAAGATTTGACAGTAGTTGCAAAATGCATTAGACAGCTTTATCCCCCTGAGTTTAACGTGTTCGGTACATATGCAGAACTCTATCACCATCACTTTGCCTCCGAGGCAAAGAAAGCTGCTGAGTCCCAGCTGGAAGACAAGGACGTCTACCTTCTCCTCTCATGGGTGCACAACATTTACCCAAA AGATATGAGGAAAGATCCTGTTTtagcagaggagctggagaaaGTTAAGCTTGGAAGCCTTTTGCCATCAAGCCTGAGCAAAGAGCTTGAAAGAAAATACCTCGAGAGTGAAGAG GCAACCATCAAAAATTCACTGAACAAATGTTTAGAAAAGGAAATCgaaagatggaaagaagacaaagagCCAGAGAAACTAAATGGACATTTTCAGAGTGAGCTACTAGCAATATTCGTTATCCAG AGCATCTACAATGGCCAGAAGCGAGCCAAGGAGGTGAGCACGGCGCTGGGCGAGGAGCTGTCGCATCGCCTGTCGCGGGAGCTGGCTGCCCTCCTGAGAAG CTACAAGGACGCTTTTGAAGACTTTAAGGAGAAGGGCAAGAAGCAAGTACACTACAGGCCGATTCTGATTGCAAACATTAACAACTGCGGGAATTTCAG AGACTACGTAGAGAAAAACATGGCAGAAAATGATGACAACAAGGACAGGATCCTTAGCACCCTTGGGGACATCGAGACCAGTGGCTGTGACGtcctgcttcagcagctgtTTGTCCAGCTGAAG ccaatTTATAAGAAGTTTACAGAAAACAAGTGGGACTGCAGCAATAAAATTATGGATGAGATCATTAAAACCACCAGCAAACACATTTCAGAGTTGCAGACCCTGAAGAACCCTTTTTACAAC GCCACCATTGAGAAGATCCATGTCCGCCTGGTGAGAGATTACATCGTGAGGCTGCTGAAGAGGAAGGTCGGCCTGAAAAGTGCAGCACAACAGCAAAACCTGTCCCAAAGCATCTCCAAGAatgctgctgagctggaagcCTTCTGCACCAAAAAT ggctctcAAGCCACCTGGCTGAATTCGGCACTCCCGAAACTGGCTGAAATCATCCGGCTTCAGGATATAGGTGCTATTAAAATTGAAGTTGCGACGCTCGCCACGGCATACCCAGATATCCG GAGAAGGCACCTGGAAGCTTTCCTGTATATCAAAGCCAATTTGTCGCGTGGAGAGCTCAAAAGCATCCTGAGCTACCTGGAAGACAGCACGGTGTCCACACCACCCAGCaacctgctcttctccagcatAAACCTGTCCTAG